GACGGCCAGCTCGGCTGGATCGCCGCCGTAGACTGGGGCGAGCCCAAAAACTGTGTCGGCGGCGGGCAGATCCTCGCGTTCGGGATAGTGCCCGATGGTCGCGATCAGACCGTCGTGCCTAAGGGACTCAGAGTCGAGGTCTTGCTCGGCGAGCCGTTCGATGTCTGCGGGTGTAAGTGATCGGTTGAAGCGGACGAGGGTGAACAAGGTCCCTGTCCTCTCCCACAAACGCTGCGCCATTCGCCGGACCTGGCTGGGTGTGGCGTGGCCGAGGGAGCGCAGGATCTCACGCTGGCCGAACCGTGGGCGCAGATCGTGGGGGATGATACGACGAAACAGGATCGTCTGTCCGCGGCTGCGGATGTTGGTGCGGGGCAAGGCGTGATTCCCTGCCGTCCAGAACTGCGGACATCCCGAGTGGGCCTGGACGTTGCGGTCGGACCGGGCAGGTCCGGAAACAGCCGGAGAATCAACGGTCGGCTGAGAATCTCGAGCCTTTGGCTGGGGCGCCAGGATTCGAACCTGGGAATGGCGGTACCAAAAACCGCTGCCTTACCACTTGGCGACGCCCCAAGGTGGGCGGTCGCTGTCTAGACGCCAGTGGGGCACGTGGCAAGCGCTCAGATCGCGGACGCGGAGCCGTTCCAGCCCCGCGTCCGAAGACCCTTCGCCCGAAGACGGTCTCAGGCGCGCTCGGGGGCGCCGTCGATGCGCCGCGGCAGGCCGAGAGGGTTTGCGGCGCGGAGCGCGGCTGGCAGCAGGGCGTCCGGGACGTCCTGATAGCTCACCGGCCGCAGGAACCGGTCGATCGCAAGGCTGCCCACGGAGGTCGTGCGCCCGTCCGAGGTCGCCGGGTACGGTCCGCCATGCACCATGGCATGCGCCACCTCGACCCCGGTCCCGAACCCATCGACCAGGATGCGGCCGACCCGCCGCTCCAGGAGCGGAAGCAGATCGCGCGCCGCCGCATGGTCCGCGGCAGCGAGGTGCAGCGAGGCCGTCAGCTGGCCTTCGAGATGCTCCAGCACCGCCCGCATCGCCGCGAAGTCCGGGCAGCGGACGACGAGGGCGGAGGCCCCGAACATCTCCTCCTGCAGCGCGGGATCCGCCAGGAAGGCGTCCGAGTCGGTGGCGAACAGGGTCGCCCGCCCCTGCGTCGCCGCACCCTCCGGCCCCTCGGCCAGCAGGGTGACGGCGTTGTGGCCCGCGACCCGGGCGACGCCCTCGCGGTAGGCGCGCTGGATTCCCGGCGTCAGCATGGTCGCGGCCGGGCTCTCCCGAAGCGCCGCCGCGGCCGCGTCGAGGAAGGCGTCCAGGCCCGGCCCGGGCAGGGCCAGGATCAGGCCGGGATTGGTGCAGAACTGGCCGGCACCCAGGGTCAGCGAGGCCGCGAAAGCCTTGCCGATCGCCGCACCGCGCGCGTCCAGCGCGGCCGGGAACAGCAACACCGGGTTGATGCTGCTCATCTCGGCGTAGACCGGAATCGGCGTCGGGCGCCCGGCCGCGATCGCCATCAGGGCCGTGCCGCCCCGGCGCGAGCCGGTGAACCCCACGGCCGCGATCCGGGGATCGGCGACCAGCGCCTGGCCGATGGACTGACCGGCATCGAACAGGAGCGAGAAGGTCCCCTCGGGCAGGCCGCAGGATGAGACCGCCTTCTGAACGGCGCGGCCGACGAGTTCCGAGGTCCCGGGATGGGCCGGATGGGCCTTGACGATCACCGGGCAGCCGGCCGCCAGGGCCGAGGCGGTGTCACCGCCCGCGACCGAGAAGGCGAGCGGGAAGTTCGACGCCCCGAACACCGCCACGGGCCCCACCGCGATGCGGCGCAGGCGCAGGTCCGGCCGCGGCAGCGGCTTGCGGTCCGGCAGCGCCGGGTCGATGCGCGCCGCGACATAGCTGCCGTCGCGCACCACGCTGGCGAAGAGGCGCAGCTGGCCGACGGTCCGGGCGCGCTCGCCCTCGATCCGCGGGCGGGGAAGCCCGGTCTCGGCCATGCAGCGGGTGACGAGATCGTCGCCGATCTCCAGGATGTTCGCGGCGATCGCCTCGAGGAAGCCGGCCCGGGCTTCCGGATCGGTCTCGCGATAGGTGTCGAAGGCGGCCTCGGCCAGCGCGCAGGCCCGGTCGAGGTCGGCGAGGCTCGCCCCCGGGAAATCGGGCTCCATTGGTTCGCCGGTGGCCGCCGCCACCGCCCGGAACGCAGCCTCCCGGCCGCGCCGGGCCTCGGTCCCGATCAGGTTCTCGCCGCGCACGGTCATGAGCTGCTCCTCTTCATAAGGGTGCGACCGCGCCGCACCGGGACGGCCATGGCGGGGCCCGTCAGCCCCGCTGCGCCGCGAACGCCTTCTCGCGGATCGCCGCGAGAGTCATGGTCGGGGTCAGCGCCTCCGGATCGGCGAGGCAGTGGATCATCGCCGGCAGGCCGGAGGCGAGGCTGCGCTCGAAGGCGGGGGCGAACGCTTCGGTTCGCTCGACCCGCTCGCCGTGGCCGCCGCAGGCGCGGGCCAGCGCCGCGAAGTCGGGATTGCGCAACTCCGTCGCTGAGACCCGGCCGGGATACTCGCGCTCCTGGTGCATCCGGATCGTGCCGTACATGCCGTTGTCGAGCACGACGACCACGACGGCGACGCCGTACTGCACGGCCGTGGCGAATTCCTGCACCGTCATCATCACGTCGCCGTCGCCCGCGAGCGCCACGACGATCCGCTCGGGGTGGCTGCGCTTGGCCATCACGGCGGCCGGCAGGCCGTAGCCCATTGAGCCCGATGTCGGCGCGAGCTGCGTGCCGAAGGCGCGGAACCGGTAGTAGCGGTGGACCCAGGTGGCGAAGTTGCCGGCGCCGTTGCAGATCACCGCGTCCGGCGGCAGCCGCTCGCGCAGCCACGTGATTGCCTGCCCGTACTGGAAGGCGCCCGGCTTCGGTTCCGGCGTCTCCGACCAAGCGCGATAGGCGGCGTGGGCCTCGGCGGCGCGCCCCTGACCGGTCGGCGCGAAGTCCGGCAGCGCCGCGCAGAAGGTGTCCGGGGTCGCCTCGATGGCGAGGGCGGGCTGGTAGACCCGGCCGAGCTCCGCCGCGTCGGGATGGACATGGACCAGGGGCAGGCCGGGATCGGGGATCCCGAG
This window of the Methylobacterium tardum genome carries:
- a CDS encoding DUF6538 domain-containing protein, which encodes MPRTNIRSRGQTILFRRIIPHDLRPRFGQREILRSLGHATPSQVRRMAQRLWERTGTLFTLVRFNRSLTPADIERLAEQDLDSESLRHDGLIATIGHYPEREDLPAADTVFGLAPVYGGDPAELAVIGRPPDSRHSV
- a CDS encoding aldehyde dehydrogenase (NADP(+)); translated protein: MTVRGENLIGTEARRGREAAFRAVAAATGEPMEPDFPGASLADLDRACALAEAAFDTYRETDPEARAGFLEAIAANILEIGDDLVTRCMAETGLPRPRIEGERARTVGQLRLFASVVRDGSYVAARIDPALPDRKPLPRPDLRLRRIAVGPVAVFGASNFPLAFSVAGGDTASALAAGCPVIVKAHPAHPGTSELVGRAVQKAVSSCGLPEGTFSLLFDAGQSIGQALVADPRIAAVGFTGSRRGGTALMAIAAGRPTPIPVYAEMSSINPVLLFPAALDARGAAIGKAFAASLTLGAGQFCTNPGLILALPGPGLDAFLDAAAAALRESPAATMLTPGIQRAYREGVARVAGHNAVTLLAEGPEGAATQGRATLFATDSDAFLADPALQEEMFGASALVVRCPDFAAMRAVLEHLEGQLTASLHLAAADHAAARDLLPLLERRVGRILVDGFGTGVEVAHAMVHGGPYPATSDGRTTSVGSLAIDRFLRPVSYQDVPDALLPAALRAANPLGLPRRIDGAPERA